ATATTCAGGGAATACTTGATCTAAGACTGCCTGGAATTGTAGTTTAGTTTGTACAAACATGCCTGTAATATTATCGTGCTGTCTCGTAAGATGACGTAAGTTCGCAAGTTGGATGCCACGCTTTTTATAAGGCTCTAAATCCTCTTTATAATACAGCTCGCAGAGATGATTGGCATCAACGATATCTGTTTTTACCTTTCGTAAACTAGAACTTTTCGTCTTATAAGAGATGAGTGGATTTACGATAATGATTAAATAACCTTTGTCTTCAAAATATTGAACAACTGGTGTGTGATAATGGCCTGTAGACTCCATAACTAGGGGAGGGCGCTCTCCTGAAATATCTTCTACTTCTTTAATAAAATCTAATAAACTAGCTAACCCATCAAGATCATGTTTTACTTTAAAGCTTTTCTTATAGGGCTTCTTTCTTTCCAAATAAGCTTGAACCTGACTTTCACCTTTAGCTACATCCAGGCCAATGACTGGATTCATTATAATTCCTCCTTCAAAATGATAATTGCCGGTAACCCCTAAATCCTCGTTGTAGTGTCATAGCTTCGCTTGTTATACGAGATCACTGTCCCAACCAGCCTCAAACATGTTTCTACAAGTAGGGGGTGAACTGTTTTGCGGACGAGGTCTTAGCCCCACGGGCGCGAACGTTCTACCTCGGCTACCGTTATCATATATCGATATAAAAAATGGTCAACCAGAAATATTTTCTGGCTGACCTAATAATACGATCGGGCGCGATTCTTCAATAAGAAGATTGCATTTTTCCGTTATAGGGCCATATTATTTACTTTGGTGTTTATGGAGAATTAAACTTAAACTAAAGGGAAAGATTAGGGCAACAAGAAGAACCCTCAAGTATGGTATTATATTCCAATAAAAACAGTAATAAGTTTTAAGGAGGATTAAGATGTTAGGTTTGCCCAAAGGAGATGTATTTTTAGTACATTGGACAGAAGAATGGAATAAGGAATTTTTATCAGAGAAAGAAAAAATACAAGATAAAATAGGTGAATATATTATAAATATTCATCACATAGGAAGCACATCAGTAAAATATTTAAGTGCAAAACCAATTATTGATATTGCTGTAGAAATCAAAGATTTTGATATGGGTGGTAATACTGCCGCACTTTTAGAGGATTTGGGATATTCGTATAAAGGAATAAACATTTTACCTGAAAGACATTATTTTAGTAAGGGTGAACTAAGAACCCACCAAATCCATATGTATCAAAGTGGAAATAAATATTTACTTGAACAATTGAAGTTTAGAGATTATTTGCGGGTGAATGATGGAGCAAGAATTGAATATGAACAATTGAAACTTAACTTGGCAAATGAAAACAAAGATAATAAACATAAATATGCTGAAGAGAAAACTGAATTCGTTAAATCAATTTTA
This portion of the Solibacillus isronensis genome encodes:
- a CDS encoding GrpB family protein gives rise to the protein MLGLPKGDVFLVHWTEEWNKEFLSEKEKIQDKIGEYIINIHHIGSTSVKYLSAKPIIDIAVEIKDFDMGGNTAALLEDLGYSYKGINILPERHYFSKGELRTHQIHMYQSGNKYLLEQLKFRDYLRVNDGARIEYEQLKLNLANENKDNKHKYAEEKTEFVKSILEKI